The Centroberyx gerrardi isolate f3 chromosome 19, fCenGer3.hap1.cur.20231027, whole genome shotgun sequence genome has a segment encoding these proteins:
- the LOC139915854 gene encoding uncharacterized protein LOC139915854 isoform X2, with protein MVNHVIGRKHRQKYLQLKRPDLVTWDKTTMMSQSGKVIRAKAEVVERQDGQGTPRPMRKNRTVGKSNISRVLPKQKQKMDHSVPQSVAQLGVPLHPPALMDYEGEYSHRGRRPLDDPNTPPFHPNDPYLRDDPLSCDLMEDEMRRPDYMESDVYRQELMEADYDREYQEDYVEDMHRRDVREPGGFPRRDSREEMPHRQAYHGDTYPEEAPPDRRPHPESDPLKQFYSEEVRRGRVRSAEAAEPRRKAYPLHDPRGAAYPEDDPDRYSYPPEDSEPAYPGEGPHERESSRDYTDYSHASVHDEERTRKRGGYPEEETRRRAFPEEEPLWPAYPEDEHHQWSLDREPGRHGNMNGAGRQGSGDPEAKRRRFPEPLENDQPYDKDHLFEMVRAFRQERRAPQKGEAADNPGPSRTGPPASQRPLEVARSISEIPEPFRRFLEGAASNQDDGKRKRKSRFSDATEEEVERAKGMLTDAYRNPTRPTRPEVHGPQRPDPFVSPYHAETYQRGSSKSLSENTADPGIVFDLLKNIEIENVEEADFLKDKLCHLLKEFQAKKSEKTVHNSQGRAVISKDYNHLSQDQQESPWGQYERGLREGPEGRPFENQPRRSEECYSQEAPRGRDWEEQEQLPEEQYQEYCQPSHPEPRSTSRSRYEEVFGRPRMFQPPHAAHPEETELYPERFQEPMHPHDYPPAAEEFFDPPSSAPPFHREQGYRMRRGPQHSSSLDKITSTLLELVARK; from the exons ATGGTCAATCATGTCATTGGACGTAAACACCGCCAGAAGTACCTG CAGCTGAAACGGCCAGACTTGGTGACTTGGGACAAAACAACAATGATGAGCCAGTCAGGAAAGGTCATAAGGGCAAAAGCAGAGGtggtagagagacaggatggaCAAGGAACTCCGAGG ccaatgaggaaaaacaggacTGTGGGCAAATCAAACATCTCAAGAG TTTTGccaaagcaaaagcaaaaaatgGACCATAGTGTCCCGCAGAGTGTGGCCCAACTAGGTGTGCCACTTCACCCACCAGCACTGATGGATTACGAGGGCGAGTACTCCCACCGAGGGAGGCGTCCTCTAGACGATCCAAACACACCCCCCTTCCATCCAAATGACCCCTACCTGAGGGACGACCCTCTCAGCTGCGACCTTATGGAAGACGAAATGCGAAGACCGGATTACATGGAAAGCGATGTGTACAGGCAAGAGTTAATGGAAGCCGATTATGATAGGGAGTATCAAGAGGACTATGTGGAAGATATGCACAGAAGAGACGTACGTGAGCCGGGAGGTTTTCCCAGGCGTGATTCTAGGGAGGAGATGCCCCATAGACAGGCCTACCATGGAGACACTTACCCTGAGGAGGCCCCTCCTGACAGGAGGCCCCACCCAGAAAGTGATCCCCTCAAGCAGTTCTACTCTGAGGAAGTTCGGCGCGGGCGAGTTCGCTCTGCTGAGGCCGCTGAGCCTCGTAGGAAGGCCTATCCATTACATGACCCTCGTGGTGCAGCCTATCCAGAGGACGATCCTGACAGATACTCTTACCCACCAGAAGATTCTGAGCCAGCCTACCCAGGTGAAGGTCCTCATGAGCGAGAGTCTAGCAGGGATTACACTGATTATTCCCATGCCAGTGTTCACGATGAAGAACGCACCAGGAAAAGAGGAGGCTATCCTGAAGAGGAGACACGACGCAGAGCTTTCCCTGAGGAAGAACCCCTATGGCCAGCCTACCCAGAAGACGAACACCACCAGTGGTCTCTGGACAGGGAGCCGGGCAGACATGGAAACATGAATGGAGCGGGCAGGCAGGGATCTGGTGACCCAGAGGCCAAGAGGAGGAGGTTTCCCGAACCTTTGGAGAATGACCAGCCGTATGACAAAGATCATTTGTTTGAAATGGTCAGAGCGTTTCGCCAGGAAAGAAGAGCACCACAAAAAGGGGAGGCAGCGGACAACCCCGGGCCTAGCAGAACCGGCCCCCCTGCCTCACAGAGACCACTGGAAGTTGCCAGATCCATATCTGAGATCCCAGAGCCATTTAGACGCTTCCTGGAAGGGGCTGCAAGTAACCAGGACgacggaaaaagaaaaaggaagagtcGCTTCTCTGATGCCACTGAAGAGGAGGTGGAAAGGGCAAAGGGGAT GCTCACTGACGCATATAGAAACCCAACGAGACCAACAAGACCAGAAGTCCATGGACCACAGAGACCCGACCCCTTTGTG AGCCCATATCATGCTGAAACCTACCAAAGAGGAAGCTCCAAGTCTTTGTCAGAGAATACTGCTGATCCAGGGATTGTCTTTGATTTGTTG AAAAACATTGAAATTGAGAATGTGGAAGAGGCCGACTTCCTCAAGGACAAACTTTGCCACCTTCTTAAAGAATTCCAAGCCAAAAAATCTGAGAAGACTGTG CACAATAGCCAAGGGCGAGCAGTCATCTCCAAAGATTACAACCATTTGAGCCAGGACCAACAGGAGTCTCCATGGGGCCAGTATGAGAGAGGCCTCAGAGAAGGACCAGAAGGAAGGCCTTTTGAGAACCAGCCCAGGCGATCAGAGGAATGCTACTCCCAGGAAGCTCCCCGAGGGAGAGActgggaggagcaggagcagttACCTGAAGAGCAATACCAGGAATACTGCCAACCTTCCCATCCTGAACCCAGAAGCACAAGCAGAAGCCGTTATGAAG AGGTCTTTGGGCGGCCTCGCATGTTCCAGCCACCACATGCCGCCCACCCAGAAGAGACAGAACTGTACCCCGAAAGGTTCCAGGAACCCATGCACCCTCATGACTACCCACCTGCTGCTGAGGAGTTTTTTGACCCCCCGTCTTCTGCACCTCCCTTCCACAGGGAGCAAGGATACAGGATGCGCCGGGGTCCTCAGCACTCCAGCAGCCTGGACAAAATCACCTCCACCCTCTTGGAACTTGTGGCTAGGAAATAA
- the LOC139915854 gene encoding uncharacterized protein LOC139915854 isoform X1: MEGLETPYDVEGTIEFIDCTVCSKSIRGDTLYKIHLTTAGHLKKEDALVAQGLAIRDHTVPDFEDIVQYLQYLKLDEPIIGLNYLEEVPGTDASDPQPGPRYLCKLCDLHANLPNMVNHVIGRKHRQKYLQLKRPDLVTWDKTTMMSQSGKVIRAKAEVVERQDGQGTPRPMRKNRTVGKSNISRVLPKQKQKMDHSVPQSVAQLGVPLHPPALMDYEGEYSHRGRRPLDDPNTPPFHPNDPYLRDDPLSCDLMEDEMRRPDYMESDVYRQELMEADYDREYQEDYVEDMHRRDVREPGGFPRRDSREEMPHRQAYHGDTYPEEAPPDRRPHPESDPLKQFYSEEVRRGRVRSAEAAEPRRKAYPLHDPRGAAYPEDDPDRYSYPPEDSEPAYPGEGPHERESSRDYTDYSHASVHDEERTRKRGGYPEEETRRRAFPEEEPLWPAYPEDEHHQWSLDREPGRHGNMNGAGRQGSGDPEAKRRRFPEPLENDQPYDKDHLFEMVRAFRQERRAPQKGEAADNPGPSRTGPPASQRPLEVARSISEIPEPFRRFLEGAASNQDDGKRKRKSRFSDATEEEVERAKGMLTDAYRNPTRPTRPEVHGPQRPDPFVSPYHAETYQRGSSKSLSENTADPGIVFDLLKNIEIENVEEADFLKDKLCHLLKEFQAKKSEKTVHNSQGRAVISKDYNHLSQDQQESPWGQYERGLREGPEGRPFENQPRRSEECYSQEAPRGRDWEEQEQLPEEQYQEYCQPSHPEPRSTSRSRYEEVFGRPRMFQPPHAAHPEETELYPERFQEPMHPHDYPPAAEEFFDPPSSAPPFHREQGYRMRRGPQHSSSLDKITSTLLELVARK, translated from the exons ATGGAGGGTCTCGAAACACCGTACGATGTTGAGGGTACGATTGAATTCATTGATTGCACG GTCTGCAGTAAATCCATCAGAGGTGACACCTTGTATAAGATACACCTGACCACAGCGGGACATCTGAAG AAAGAGGATGCCTTGGTTGCTCAGG GCCTTGCCATCAGGGATCACACTGTACCAGATTTCGAGGACATTGTACAATACCTACAATACCTGAAGCTTGATGAGCCCATCATTG GTCTGAACTATTTGGAAGAAGTGCCTGGCACAGATGCCAGTGACCCTCAGCCAGGCCCTAGATACTTATGTAAACTATGTGATCTGCATGCAAACCTACCCAATATGGTCAATCATGTCATTGGACGTAAACACCGCCAGAAGTACCTG CAGCTGAAACGGCCAGACTTGGTGACTTGGGACAAAACAACAATGATGAGCCAGTCAGGAAAGGTCATAAGGGCAAAAGCAGAGGtggtagagagacaggatggaCAAGGAACTCCGAGG ccaatgaggaaaaacaggacTGTGGGCAAATCAAACATCTCAAGAG TTTTGccaaagcaaaagcaaaaaatgGACCATAGTGTCCCGCAGAGTGTGGCCCAACTAGGTGTGCCACTTCACCCACCAGCACTGATGGATTACGAGGGCGAGTACTCCCACCGAGGGAGGCGTCCTCTAGACGATCCAAACACACCCCCCTTCCATCCAAATGACCCCTACCTGAGGGACGACCCTCTCAGCTGCGACCTTATGGAAGACGAAATGCGAAGACCGGATTACATGGAAAGCGATGTGTACAGGCAAGAGTTAATGGAAGCCGATTATGATAGGGAGTATCAAGAGGACTATGTGGAAGATATGCACAGAAGAGACGTACGTGAGCCGGGAGGTTTTCCCAGGCGTGATTCTAGGGAGGAGATGCCCCATAGACAGGCCTACCATGGAGACACTTACCCTGAGGAGGCCCCTCCTGACAGGAGGCCCCACCCAGAAAGTGATCCCCTCAAGCAGTTCTACTCTGAGGAAGTTCGGCGCGGGCGAGTTCGCTCTGCTGAGGCCGCTGAGCCTCGTAGGAAGGCCTATCCATTACATGACCCTCGTGGTGCAGCCTATCCAGAGGACGATCCTGACAGATACTCTTACCCACCAGAAGATTCTGAGCCAGCCTACCCAGGTGAAGGTCCTCATGAGCGAGAGTCTAGCAGGGATTACACTGATTATTCCCATGCCAGTGTTCACGATGAAGAACGCACCAGGAAAAGAGGAGGCTATCCTGAAGAGGAGACACGACGCAGAGCTTTCCCTGAGGAAGAACCCCTATGGCCAGCCTACCCAGAAGACGAACACCACCAGTGGTCTCTGGACAGGGAGCCGGGCAGACATGGAAACATGAATGGAGCGGGCAGGCAGGGATCTGGTGACCCAGAGGCCAAGAGGAGGAGGTTTCCCGAACCTTTGGAGAATGACCAGCCGTATGACAAAGATCATTTGTTTGAAATGGTCAGAGCGTTTCGCCAGGAAAGAAGAGCACCACAAAAAGGGGAGGCAGCGGACAACCCCGGGCCTAGCAGAACCGGCCCCCCTGCCTCACAGAGACCACTGGAAGTTGCCAGATCCATATCTGAGATCCCAGAGCCATTTAGACGCTTCCTGGAAGGGGCTGCAAGTAACCAGGACgacggaaaaagaaaaaggaagagtcGCTTCTCTGATGCCACTGAAGAGGAGGTGGAAAGGGCAAAGGGGAT GCTCACTGACGCATATAGAAACCCAACGAGACCAACAAGACCAGAAGTCCATGGACCACAGAGACCCGACCCCTTTGTG AGCCCATATCATGCTGAAACCTACCAAAGAGGAAGCTCCAAGTCTTTGTCAGAGAATACTGCTGATCCAGGGATTGTCTTTGATTTGTTG AAAAACATTGAAATTGAGAATGTGGAAGAGGCCGACTTCCTCAAGGACAAACTTTGCCACCTTCTTAAAGAATTCCAAGCCAAAAAATCTGAGAAGACTGTG CACAATAGCCAAGGGCGAGCAGTCATCTCCAAAGATTACAACCATTTGAGCCAGGACCAACAGGAGTCTCCATGGGGCCAGTATGAGAGAGGCCTCAGAGAAGGACCAGAAGGAAGGCCTTTTGAGAACCAGCCCAGGCGATCAGAGGAATGCTACTCCCAGGAAGCTCCCCGAGGGAGAGActgggaggagcaggagcagttACCTGAAGAGCAATACCAGGAATACTGCCAACCTTCCCATCCTGAACCCAGAAGCACAAGCAGAAGCCGTTATGAAG AGGTCTTTGGGCGGCCTCGCATGTTCCAGCCACCACATGCCGCCCACCCAGAAGAGACAGAACTGTACCCCGAAAGGTTCCAGGAACCCATGCACCCTCATGACTACCCACCTGCTGCTGAGGAGTTTTTTGACCCCCCGTCTTCTGCACCTCCCTTCCACAGGGAGCAAGGATACAGGATGCGCCGGGGTCCTCAGCACTCCAGCAGCCTGGACAAAATCACCTCCACCCTCTTGGAACTTGTGGCTAGGAAATAA